From a region of the Sebastes umbrosus isolate fSebUmb1 chromosome 10, fSebUmb1.pri, whole genome shotgun sequence genome:
- the zgc:110045 gene encoding poly(rC)-binding protein 3 isoform X2 translates to MSDKEEMVSDGTLNVTLTLRLLMHGKEVGSIIGKKGETVKKMREESGARINISEGSSPERIVTITGPTEGIFKAFSMIAQKFEEDITAAMTNSNVTSKPPVTLRLVFPGSQCGSLIGKGGSKIKEIRETTGAQVQVAGDMLPDSTERAVTISGTPQAITQCVRHICSVMLESPPKGATIPYRPKAMPAGAHAVLAPQHSAQAFAIPGQYAFAHQDLTKLHQLAMQHIPLPSLGQSNPTFPGLDISAPTSSQELAIPNDFIGCIIGRQGSKINEIRQVSGAHIKIASATDGSAMRQVTITGSPASISVAQYLINARLSSVLTGLGVL, encoded by the exons ATGTCTGACAAGGAGGAAATGGTTTCAGATGGGACTCTGAATGTCACACTGACGCTGAGGCTGCTGATGCATGGAAAG gAAGTTGGCAGCATAATCGGGAAG AAAGGAGAAACAGTCAAGAAAATGCGGGAGGAG AGCGGTGCTCGTATCAACATATCAGAGGGATCATCTCCAGAGAGAATAGTTACCATCACAGGGCCGACAGAGGGCATCTTCAAAGCTTTCTCCATGATCGCACAGAAGTTTGAGGAG GATATTACCGCAGCGATGACAAACAGTAACGTGACAAGCAAGCCACCTGTGACACTTCGCCTGGTTTTCCCAGGGAGCCAGTGTGGCTCGCTGATTGGCAAAGGAGGCTCAAAGATCAAAGAGATCAGAGAG ACCACAGGCGCTCAGGTTCAGGTGGCAGGAGACATGCTGCCGGACTCTACAGAGAGGGCTGTCACAATCTCCGGCACTCCACAGGCCATCACTCAGTGTGTACGACACATCTGCTCTGTCATGCTGGAG TCTCCACCAAAAGGAGCGACTATTCCCTACCGTCCCAAGGCCATGCCTGCTGGAGCCCATGCAGTATTAGCACCACAACACTCTGCACAA GCCTTTGCTATTCCAGGACAGTATGCTTTTGCGCATCAAGAT TTGACCAAGCTTCACCAGTTGGCTATGCAGCATATCCCCCTCCCTTCCCTTGGGCAGAGCAACCCTACCTTCCCTG GATTGGATATATCTGCCCCCACAAGTTCACAAGAGCTGGCAATACCTAATGAT TTTATTGGCTGCATAATTGGAAGACAAGGCAGCAAGATCAATGAGATCCGCCAGGTCTCTGGAGCTCACATCAAAATTGCCAGTGCTACTGATGGCTCAGCCATGCGCCAAGTCACGATCACGGGCTCGCCAGCCAGCATCAGCGTCGCCCAGTACCTCATCAACGCTAG GCTCTCATCAGTGCTAACAGGCTTGGGTGTTCTGTAG
- the zgc:110045 gene encoding poly(rC)-binding protein 3 isoform X1, with protein sequence MSDKEEMVSDGTLNVTLTLRLLMHGKEVGSIIGKKGETVKKMREESGARINISEGSSPERIVTITGPTEGIFKAFSMIAQKFEEDITAAMTNSNVTSKPPVTLRLVFPGSQCGSLIGKGGSKIKEIRETTGAQVQVAGDMLPDSTERAVTISGTPQAITQCVRHICSVMLESPPKGATIPYRPKAMPAGAHAVLAPQHSAQAFAIPGQYAFAHQDLTKLHQLAMQHIPLPSLGQSNPTFPGLDISAPTSSQELAIPNDFIGCIIGRQGSKINEIRQVSGAHIKIASATDGSAMRQVTITGSPASISVAQYLINASLEMAKYTMQAASSATPVDLNMSFAQSIPTASAAATTMAMLAAPSQAPTINVHSPSALQTMQTPHYAVPVSSLLGMKTLLAVHPAAASSLAQGLCPYTAKMQTSGIKKSDRQKFAPY encoded by the exons ATGTCTGACAAGGAGGAAATGGTTTCAGATGGGACTCTGAATGTCACACTGACGCTGAGGCTGCTGATGCATGGAAAG gAAGTTGGCAGCATAATCGGGAAG AAAGGAGAAACAGTCAAGAAAATGCGGGAGGAG AGCGGTGCTCGTATCAACATATCAGAGGGATCATCTCCAGAGAGAATAGTTACCATCACAGGGCCGACAGAGGGCATCTTCAAAGCTTTCTCCATGATCGCACAGAAGTTTGAGGAG GATATTACCGCAGCGATGACAAACAGTAACGTGACAAGCAAGCCACCTGTGACACTTCGCCTGGTTTTCCCAGGGAGCCAGTGTGGCTCGCTGATTGGCAAAGGAGGCTCAAAGATCAAAGAGATCAGAGAG ACCACAGGCGCTCAGGTTCAGGTGGCAGGAGACATGCTGCCGGACTCTACAGAGAGGGCTGTCACAATCTCCGGCACTCCACAGGCCATCACTCAGTGTGTACGACACATCTGCTCTGTCATGCTGGAG TCTCCACCAAAAGGAGCGACTATTCCCTACCGTCCCAAGGCCATGCCTGCTGGAGCCCATGCAGTATTAGCACCACAACACTCTGCACAA GCCTTTGCTATTCCAGGACAGTATGCTTTTGCGCATCAAGAT TTGACCAAGCTTCACCAGTTGGCTATGCAGCATATCCCCCTCCCTTCCCTTGGGCAGAGCAACCCTACCTTCCCTG GATTGGATATATCTGCCCCCACAAGTTCACAAGAGCTGGCAATACCTAATGAT TTTATTGGCTGCATAATTGGAAGACAAGGCAGCAAGATCAATGAGATCCGCCAGGTCTCTGGAGCTCACATCAAAATTGCCAGTGCTACTGATGGCTCAGCCATGCGCCAAGTCACGATCACGGGCTCGCCAGCCAGCATCAGCGTCGCCCAGTACCTCATCAACGCTAG CTTAGAGATGGCTAAATACACCATGCAGGCCGCTTCCTCTGCGACCCCAGTTGACCTCAACATGAGCTTCGCTCAGTCCATCCCCACTGCCTCCGCTGCTGCTACCACTATGGCCATGCTGGCGGCCCCCTCCCAAGCCCCCACCATTAACGTCCACTCTCCCTCCGCCTTGCAAACCATGCAAACCCCACATTACGCCGTCCCCGTTTCCAGCCTGCTTGGCATGAAAACTCTCCTGGCTGTCCACCCAGCAGCCGCTTCCAGCCTAGCTCAGGGTCTGTGCCCTTACACTGCAAAAATGCAAACCTCTGGCATCAAAAAATCTGACCGGCAGAAGTTCGCCCCTTATTGA
- the mocos gene encoding LOW QUALITY PROTEIN: molybdenum cofactor sulfurase (The sequence of the model RefSeq protein was modified relative to this genomic sequence to represent the inferred CDS: inserted 5 bases in 5 codons; deleted 8 bases in 8 codons; substituted 1 base at 1 genomic stop codon): MSMSIEVVLFVETNSSPVCCSVAGLSLCLSVSLSVCLQRTVSMDFPKTLHYLNTFTQLWSHYGYGGNLQEVIEQEFTRIKGLCLLYCKQEXTYLDHAATTLYPESLVRDYLQDISRNVYGNPHSHNPSCRLTHDTVERVRYRVLQHFNATPEEYCVIFTSGCTAALKLVAESFPWRAQTESEAGSHFCYLTDSHTSVVGMRGVTFWTKGSCPTRLSPQEVESRAKMKGEDVTCQTPHLFCYPAQSNFSGRKYPLSHVRGIQARHLYPACDHQGRWFVLLDAASHVSCSPLNLQECPADFIPISFYKMFGFPTGXGALLVRNDAAGILKKTYFGGGTAAAYLSGEDYYVQAANISDRFEDGTVSFLDIIALNHGFEALYRITGGMHNIQQHTYGLARYTYMLLSSLCHGNGRLVAQIYXEGQFESPSTQGAILNFNLKDSRGQIIGYSQVDRMASLYNIHVRTGCFCNTGACQSFLGISNQQTRRNLQAGHVCGDSIDLVDGQPTGSVRVSFGYMSTFEDCQKFLNFVAECFVEKPVTVDRVRLEKLKTATAAXQGVNKDPPIANGEICKVDEKEKPTEVSLRGFGHRDSAYTLTNIYIFPLNHVEPTRVHDWPVGPLGLLYDRSWMVVNXNGVCLNQKRETRLCLIRPQVHLPSNNLLLQASGMDTISVPWKNNAQTHMSYRVCQSKVCGDRVETVDCGDEAASWLSDFXGQPCRLIRQSPDFTRDMKKRPRGAATSTSLSLVNEAQYLMINRASVELIQKLMSSRQDDSEGDQLLDTQNVISRFRANLVIAGEEPFEEDNWPHLIIGNTRFVVAGHCGRCQMIGVDQETGTKTKEPLMSLSTYRNGKVTFGVYLTHQLPEGSTKPSVLSAGSLIQPEPHSS, translated from the exons ATGTCAATGAGTATAGAAGTAGTCTTGTTTGTTGAAACTAACAGCAGCCCggtctgctgctctgtagctggtctgtctctctgtctgtctgtctctctgtctgtctgtctgcagcgcACAGTGTCCATGGATTTTCCAAAAACTTTGCACTATTTGAACACTTTCACGCAGCTGTGGAGTCACTACGGTTATGGGGGGAACTTACAAGAAGTGATTGAGCAGGAGTTCACACGGATTAAAGG ACTGTGTCTCTTATAttgtaaacaggaataaacaTATCTGGATCATGCAGCAACTACTCTGTACCCCGAGTCTCTGGTCAGGGACTAC CTCCAGGACATTTCAAGGAATGTGTATG GAAACCCTCACAGCCATAACCCCAGC TGCAGACTGACACATGACACAGTGGAGAGGGTCAGATACAG GGTATTGCAGCATTTTAACGCCACC CCCGAGGAGTACTGTGTGattttcacttctggttgtacAGCCGCACTCAAATTAGTG GCTGAGAGCTTTCCCTGGAGGGCACAGACTGAGAGTGAGGCGGGGAGTCACTTCTGCTATCTCACTGACAGCCATACCTCTGTAGTTGGCATGagaggagtgactttctggactAAGGGTAGCTGCCCTACCCGTCTCTCCCCGCAGGAAGTGGAAAGCAGAGCGAAGATGAAGGGTGAAGATGTTACTTGCCAGACGCCGCACCTCTTCTGCTACCCAGCGCAGAGCAACTTCTCTGGGAGGAAGTATCCCCTTAGCCATGTGAGAGGCATCCAGGCGAGACACCTCTACCCAGCGTGTGACCACCAAGGCCGCTGGTTTGTGCTTCTCGACGCGGCCTCTCATGTCAGCTGCTCCCCTCTGAACCTACAGGAGTGC CCCGCTGACTTCATCCCCATCTCCTTCTATAAGATGTTTGGTTTCCCCACAG CTGGGGCCCTTCTTGTCCGCAACGACGCAGCAGGCATACTAAAAAAGACTTATTTCGGAGGAGGCACAGCAGCAGCTTACCTTTCTGGAGAAGATTATTAT GTGCAGGCGGCAAACATTTCTGACCG ATTTGAAGATGGGACTGTGTCTTTCTTAGACATCATTGCTTTAAATCACGGTTTTGAAGCTCTGTACAGGATCacag GGGGCATGCACAACATTCAGCAGCATACATATGGCTTGGCACGCTACACTTACATGCTGCTGTCAAGTCTTTGCCATGGCAACGGGCGACTAGTGGCTCAGATAT ACGAGGGCCAGTTTGAGAGTCCAAGCACACAGGGCGCAATCCTAAACTTCAACCTCAAGGATTCTCGTGGACAGATAATTGGGTATTCTCAG GTGGACAGAATGGCCAGTCTGTACAATATCCATGTGCGTACAGGTTGCTTCTGCAACACCGGGGCCTGTCAGTCCTTCCTCGGGATCTCCAATCAGCAGACGAGGAGAAACCTGCAG GCCGGCCACGTCTGCGGAGACAGCATCGACCTGGTGGACGGCCAG CCGACCGGATCCGTGCGCGTGTCCTTTGGCTACATGTCGACATTTGAAGACTGTCAAAAGTTCCTGAACTTTGTT GCCGAGTGCTTCGTAGAGAAACCAGTCACAGTGGACCGAGTGAGACTAGAGAAGCTGAAAACAGCCACAGCAG TCCAAGGCGTAAACAAAGATCCTCCAATCGCTAATGGAGAAATATGTAAAGTAGATGAGAAGGAGAAGCCTACAGAAGTATCACTGAGGGGATTTGGACACAGAGACTCGGCTTATACTCTGACCAACATCTACATATTCCCATTAAATCATGTGGAGCCTACGAGG GTCCACGACTGGCCGGTGGGACCGCTGGGTTTACTGTATGACAGAAGCTGGATGGTGGTGA GGAACGGCGTGTGCCTGAACCAGAAGAGAGAGACGCGTTTATGCCTCATTCGCCCACAAGTCCACCTCCCCTCAAACAACTTGCTCCTGCAGGCGTCAG GGATGGATACCATTTCGGTTCCCTGGAAAAACAACGCTCAAACGCACATGAGCTATCGTGTGTGTCAAAGTAAAGTTTGTGGTGACAG GGTGGAGACTGTCGACTGTGGGGATGAGGCTGCATCGTGGCTTTCAGACT CTGGACAGCCATGCCGCCTGATAAGACAAAGTCCAGACTTTACCCGAGACATGAAGAAGAGGCCTAGAGGAG CTGCCACCTCCACATCCCTCTCCCTGGTGAATGAGGCTCAGTATCTCATGATCAACCGTGCCAGTGTGGAGCTCATTCAGAAACTAATGAGCAGCAG GCAGGACGACTCCGAGGGCGATCAGCTCCTTGACACACAGAATGTCATTAGCCGCTTCCGAGCCAATTTAGTCATCGCTGGAGAAGAACCATTTGAGGAGGATAATTGGCCACACTTGATTATTGGCAACACTCGATTCGTG GTCGCAGGTCATTGTGGACGGTGCCAGATGATTGGAGTAGACCAGGAGACTGGGACCAAAACAAAAGAGCCGCTAATGTCTCTGTCGACCTACCGCAATGGGAAG gtCACTTTTGGTGTGTACCTGACCCATCAGCTACCAGAGGGCTCCACTAAACCCAGTGTCCTCTCTGCTGGTTCCCTGATACAGCCAGAGCCACACAGCTCTTGa